In Maribacter algicola, the sequence CAATTCTTAGTTCTTGGAGTACTTCAACATAACTGGATCCAAAGTCCTTTCCGCTATCCACAAATCCCGTACTGGCCGGTGTTAGCTTTTTTAAATACTTCTTAGAGGCACCGTCCAAAATTTGTATGAAGTCATCGATATTTTTATTATCAGCCTTGGTAATTATCAAACTTCCCCTATCATAGTTGATACCATCCAAACTAAACGGTTTTTGAGCATACCTTACGCGAACTTTTTTGTTTAAAAGTTCCGCCAGGAATTTGGCATCCTTCATACTGTTCCAATCCGCTAAATACCCATAGCTGTTGGGGTTGGTTATACCATAGGTCTCATTGGAGGATTCATACGGTGTCTGTTGTACGCTGCTTTCGGTAGCCAGGGCATCCAGACCATAAGCATAGGGCAAGGACCATGCGGTAATATCGTAGGTGACGGAATCGCTTAACTTGGCCTTGGGTTCGAATAAAACTTTTGCCAGGGTTCCTTTTGTCTGGTCCGTGGAAACCACTAGACTATTTTTTGAGGCCCTGAGACTGCCCGAAGAGGATGTTGAGTAATTAAAGCCCTTATAACTGGCGTTGCTCCCCGTATTATATTCTATCCCGTGTTGATCTAATAAATTAGCCAGCGCTTCCAGTTTATCTGGATTGCCGTTGAGGATAAAATGCTGAGGTCTAAAATTCTTTTGCTGGTAGAATTTTCTGAATTCCGTGTTCAATCTCCCTATATTTTTACTAGCCACTTCTACCGTTGAAAGTCCCGTTGTATGATGATGGGCGATTCGGTCTTTTAAGGTAAGGGTATCACCAATACTGTTTATAATTCCCAATCCGGCCCTGCCGCTACCTCCTTGTTCGTAGGTCATACCTATACCTCCATTGTAGGTTGGGTAGGTATCGCCATAGCTAGGATATAGCAGGTCAAAAACCTCCTTTGTAAAATAAAACCAGCCGTTGGCATCAAAATACTTCGCATGGTTTTTACCGATGGTCTCCTGGAACTCCCGTTGGAAATCCGTAATTACCTCATGATAAGGTTCCGCTGCAGGTGCAAAGTAGTAAGGATTGTCCACCCCTTGCTCATGGAAATCTACATGTACATGCGGTAGCCATTTATTGTACTGTTTTAATCGTTGCTGACTTTCCACTTGGGTAAGCCAGGCCCAGTCGCGGTTGAGGTCGAACATATAATGGTTACTTCTGCCGCTCCACCAACCTTCGTGGTGTTCCTTGCTGTTTGGGTCCACATTGAATGGCGAGTTTTTATATTGGTTGTACCAGTTTACGTATCGGTCTCTACCATCTGGATTTATACATGGGTCCATTATTACCACTAAGTCTTCTAAATAGTCCTTTTTGCTCGTCAATAAGTCGTAAATGGTTTGCATGGAAGCTTCCGTACTTACACTTTCGTTTCCATGGACATTATAGCTAAGCCAGACAATTGCCTTGTTTGGAGCTCCTTCCCCTTTGATGTTGTCTAAATGCGCATTCCTGATTTCCTCCAAATTTTTCATGTTGGATTCCGTCGATATAAAGGCCAACATTAATGGCCTTCTTTCATTGGTCTCCCCATATTGCAACAATTGCATTCTGTTTGGTTCTTTCTGTGCCAAATACTGATAGTAGTCCACCACTTGGTGATGCCTGGTAAACTGGGTACCCAAATCATAGCCCAAAAACTCAGAGGGTGATTTTAACTGGGCAAGCAATACGAGGGGAAGTAATAGAAATAAAGAAGATAGAAATTTTTTCATCTGATGCTATTTAGTTTTTATCGGGTCAGATGCAATTCGCCAAAATCATCTTGGTAGATATCAAGATTTGATAGGGCTCATTTCATACAGTGTCGATATAATGTTCAAAAGTCTCAAATCTACCAAATTATTGATAACTTTTATCATGCTAAATGGGGTTTTCGACGATAATATAAACTATTTCATCTAGGCTAATTAACGTATTTTTAGGAACTGTAAGGAAGGAGTGTTTTATATTTACGTGGATTAACTTTTTTATATGGATATTGATTGTTTGCCTTTTCGAAAAACAGGCTATTTTTCTAAATTGATTTGTGATTATATTGAGGAAAAAGAAGCACTTGTACCATTATACGATCAATTTCCCAAACTGGAAAATTTTGAAACCCAAATAAGGGGTAAGAAGGCAAGTTTTTCCGTGGCCAATAGAAAGACTTTGGTAAAAAGCTTGGAGCATCAATATAAAGATGTAAAAATCTCCAAGCAGACCTCTACAAACATACAATCATTAAGCTCCCATAATACCTTTACAGTCACCACCGGGCATCAACTCAACCTCTTCACGGGACCCCTCTATTTTCTTTATAAAATCGTATCCACGATCAACCTTGCAAAGGTTTTAAAGGAGAACTATGCCGATTACCATTTCGTTCCGGTTTATTGGATGGCAACGGAAGACCATGATTTTGATGAAATAAATTACTTCAATTTTCAGGGAAAAAAAATTCAATGGAACAAAGAGGTCTCGGGAGCTGTTGGCCGATTGTCAACTCAAGGTTTGGATGAAGTATTTGAAATTTTTTCGCTCGGCGTTGGGGGTAGTAAAAATGCCACGTATCTAAAGGAGCTTTTTGCTAAGGCTTACTTGGAGCATGAAACATTAACCGCAGCCACTCGATTCTTGGCCAATGAACTTTTTAAGGAACAAGGTTTGGTCATTGTGGATGGGGATGATAAAAGCCTTAAAAAACTGTTGGGGCCCTACGCAAAAAAGGACATTTTTGAACAGGTATCGTTTGAGAAAGTATCGGATAAAATATTGGAAATTCAGCAAATTGATGCGGATTATCCTATTCAGGTAAACCCTAGGGAAATCAATTATTTTTATTTAAAAGACAATATTCGGGAAAGAATAATTGAACAGGATGGTACTTATTTTGTAAATGATACCCAGTTATCGTTTTCCAAAGAGGAATTGATTGCCGAGTTAGAGGAACATCCTGAGCGATTTTCTCCCAATGTGGTAGCAAGGCCATTGTATCAAGAAGTGATATTGCCGAATATATGTTACATTGGAGGCGGAGGGGAATTGGCCTATTGGCTTGAGCTAAAATCGTCCTTTGAAGCGATGAACGTACCATTTCCCATACTTTTACTCCGTAATTCGACCTTGATAATTACCGAAAAACAAAACGAAAAATTGCAAAAATTAAATGTTTCCCATGCAGACATTTTCTTGAAGCAACATAGTCTGATTAATAAGAAAATCAGGGAAATATCCAATATCGATATCGATTTTACACCTCAAAAAGAGCTTTTAAAGGAACAATTTAAGGGAATGTACGAGCTTGCGGAACAGACGGACAAATCCTTTCTAGGTGCGGTAAAGGCGCAGGAGGTGAAACAAAAGAAGGGTCTTGATAATCTGGAAAAAAGATTGCTTAAGGCCCAAAAAAGAAAATTGGAAGACCATGTGGTACGTTTGAGCGATATACAGAATCAATTGTTTCCCGGTCAATCCCTTCAGGAACGACAATTAAACTTCTCCGAACTCTATTTGGAATACGGAGAGGAATTGATTCCTATGCTTTTAAAATCCCTTAGTCCTTTGGATTTAACGTTCACGATAATCACAAAAAAATAAGTAGTTTGTTACAAGGTCTGTGGCCAAAAAGGATAATTATACTTGTCGTTTTATCCGTTTTGGTGATTGCGGCAAGTACTATTTTTAAGGCAGCCGTAGAATTGGAAGACGCTGAACAGGCCTATTATTCGCAATGGTTACGTTGGGGATATGATGACCAGCCGCCTTTATATACTTGGATACAATATTTCTTTAACCAGGTACTTGGATTCAACAAATTGTCTTTTTCCTTTTTACGGGGAATTATATTCGGGGGTATTCTGTTGTTGTTATACCAATTTGCCAAGAAAATGCACAAAGATGTTCAAAAGGCCGGAATCACGGTTTTTATGATGGTCTTGATACCTGTTTTTATTGATTTCACCTTTAGGCGGCTGTCCCATACTTCTCTTTTGTGTTTTTCAATATTGGCAACGTACCTCATATTGGAAAGGCTGCTTACTAAGAAAACAGTTTGGAATTATATCCTTTTTGGTGTTTGTATCGCTTTTGGTCTATTGTCCAAATACAACTATGTCTTGTTTTTATCGGCCTTTGCCATAGTCGTTCTATTTGATGGACAACTTAGGAAGGTAGTTTTCAATGGGAAAATATTAGCAACGATTCTATTGGCCATGGTTCTTGTGGCACCCCATTTCTACTGGCTTTTTGGGCCAAATGAAAATTGGTCCATGGTACGGGAAAGTATACAAGATAAAACTGGGGATGGTACTGCAGATTATTTATTAGGAATTACACCGGTAATCTTGATAATTAAGGGTTTAATAGCTTTAATGGCACCATTACTTCTGGTTTTCTTGGTTTTGGTCCTATTGAAAAAAGTGACTTTACAACGATCTAAATGGGATTGGTTTTCGAAGCTTTTTGTAGTTCAAATTTTGATTTTATTGCTATTTTTCTTGCTAGTAAAGGCACAAAAGGTTGAGGTAAGATGGTTATTGCCCTTATTGCTACCTTTCATAATACTGTGGGCCAAATCATTTCAATTTGAAAATATTATAAAAATCAAAAGGTATGCTTTTGTGACCTTTATTGTAATAATAGGCTTTCAGTTCTTAAGAACGCCCATGGAAAAAGTATTGGGCATTCCGTCTTCCGTTCATTTCGGGTTTGAACCGATTTCCAATATATTACGTCAGAATTATTCCGGCAAAGAATGGGTATTACCCAACGTTACCTACGCTGGAAATATTAAATTGCTAAACCCGAACAGGTTGATTATTTCCAATGACGACTTTTCCTTTGGGACAAGCATCAATGGCAAGAACAGAGTTTTTGTGTATATAGGGAAGATCCCAGATGAATGCAGAAAACCTACCGACAGTATATTAGGTTTTGGTAGGGAAAAGGACACCTTATTTTTTGTGCCGAATCTAAATGAATTGAATTAAAGGATTAAAAAATGCACGATATAGATATAGACATGGTTGAAATGACCCTTGACGTGGTCAAATATGCCATCAACAGAATCACCCAGACCAATCCAGAGCTGGGCAAGCCAAAAACTGAGGCCGAACTTCGGAGATTGGTCGGGGAAACAGTCACTAATAGTGGAATAGGAGGGGAGAAGGCTTTTGAGCTGTTTAGGCAGGTTCTGGTCAAGGCCACGGTGCCTATTGACCACCCAAGACATTTGGCTTTTGTTCCTGCATCACCTACCAGAGCCGCCATTTTATTCGATTTGGTGACCTCGGCATCGAGCATCCACGGGGCCTATTGGATGGAAGGTGCAGGGGGAATTTTTTGTGAAAACGAGGCCATGAAGTGGTTGGTTTCACTTACGGGTATGCCAGAACCTGCTTTTGGCGTGTTCACCAGTGGGGGAACTGCCGCCAACTTATCGGCTATAGTCGTGGCCAGGGAAAAATGGAGAAAAAATCCAAGGAACATAAATCATAAAGGAATTTTAATTACTTCCATTGGAGCGCATTCCTCCATCAAGGCCATGGCCAAGGTGATCGATGCAGATGTTTTGCTGGTAGCGTCCGAAGATGCCATGAGTCAATTGGCCTTGGAAGCGTTTTACAACAAATTACCGGAAACTGAAAAAGCAAGGGTTTTTGCCGTTGTGGCCACAGGGGGCACTACAAATGCCGGGATTATTGATGAGTTGGATGGAATTGCAAACTTTTGTCGCTCCAAAAATCTCTGGTTTCATGTGGATGCTGCCTATGGTGGCGGTGCGCTTGCCGCAAAATCGGTACGTCATTTGTTCAAAGGAATAGAACTTGCGGACAGCGTTACCATCGATCCCCATAAGTGGTTGTTTTCTCCCTATGATTGTGGTGCAGTCATATATAAAAACCCGGAGGAGGCAAAGGAAGCCCATGCTCAGGAAGGTTCCTATTTGGAAATTTTTAAGGATGAAGGTGCGCATGGATTTAATCCGTCCGATTATCAAATCCAATTGACCAGACGTTTAAGAGGTCTGCCACTTTGGTTTTCCTTGGCGACCCATGGTACTGAAAAATACGAGTGGGCTGTAGAGCAGGGTATCAAATTAGCAAAAATAGCTGGAGAGCTCATAGAAAAGAATCCATTAACGGAATTGGTCAGGGAACCCAGTCTTTCCTGTGTATTGTATAGGAGAATTGGCTGGTCCGCAGATGATTATAGAAACTGGACCTATAGGAACCACGAAGCTGGCTTTGCATTGGTAACGCCTACCAAATGGAAGTCTGCCAAAGGTTACGAAACCGTATCCCGATTTTGTTTCATCAATCCGGATACAATGCAAAAGGATATTGAGGATATATTAAAAAGTATGGAGTAGCGGGGAAACTAGGGAACCAAAAACTCACCCTTCCAATCATCTTCTTTTGCATAGGCTATTCGTAAGTGATGCGGTCTTTTTAACCTAAGGTATTCGATTCTGAACGGTTCAATTTCAATCATACAAAAGAAATGATCTCCAGTTAGATATTCTAGGTTATCGGGATTTTTCAAGGTGCTTCCCGGAGCGGTCTCCGTAGTGTAGTCCTTCTTGTTACTTTCGGGGATTTCCTTCCACATGGTCTGAAGTTTGCTTTCATCGGTTACTACCGAAGCAAGTCCTTCAATTTTCACTTGCAATAGTTTCTCGGGATGATAGAACAAAAGACTTACGTTAGGGTTTTCCGTAATATGCATCACCTTTTTGGAGCGCTTGTCTGTATAAAAACAAAGGTGTCCATTTTCGAACACATGTCTAAGGACTACGGTCCGTAATCGTGGTAATTTGTCAACTCCCACCGTGGCAAATGTGCCAAATCTAAACGGGTGTCCTTTTTCGTCAACACCTTTTTTCAGTTCTTCGTGAAGTTCGTTCCAAAAACTGTCTGTCATTTTTATTTATAAAAATACAAAAACAAGGTAGGGTTTTTTACGGCTTGGTTGTTATTAATACAAATTGCTATGAAAAAGAAAGTTTAGTTGATGATTCATTATTAGGTTGGTTTTTGATTTTAATTAGTAAGCTCGGGGTGGTTCCCGAGCTTTTCTTTTTTTTAATGTAAGGTTTGGAAGTTTTTTCGACCAATTGATCAGGAATACAAAATGCTATGAAAAAGAATTTTTTCAGTATTGTATTCCAATTACGTTGGTTGAGAAAGCCCGGTATTCGCCGGGCTTTTAATTGTTTGATTCATAATTTTAATTACAAATTCAATTGGTAGGAATTAATTTAAAATGTTTATTTCCAGTAATTTAAAATTATATATCTAAACTGTTAATTTAATCACCTCACCTTATAGTCCAAGCGCATAGTTATAGAAGCTGTCTTGTTTTTTGAGTCGGTATTATAGGCGCCGCCCCAAGAATAATCCTCCCCGGAATTTTGTCCGGTAATTTGAAATACTCCCATTTTGGCCGATACCAAATCGCCTAAATTACTACCAGAATTTTCCGCAATTTTTTCGGCTCTCAACCGGGCATCCTCGGTCGCCTTGGAGATCATTTCAATTTTAAGATCGGCCAATTTGGTATAATAATATCTTGGCGGGTAACTATTGAACTGCACCCCTTTATTCAAAAGTTCGGTTATTTCCCTTGATACGTTTTCTACCAGACTTACATCCTGGGACTCAATTTTAACGGTTTGGGTAAGTTGATACCCCCTAAAGATACTTCCTACATAATTGCCATTTTCATATTTATTGTCTCTCAGCTCGGTAGTCTGGACGCTATTGAAAATGATCTGTTCGGCCTTGATGCCTTTTGAGGTCAAGTATTCCTTGACAATGTTTTTATCGCTATTCAGTTGGTCAAAGGCCGATTTTAATACGGTATTAGTGGTTGAAAAATGACCTTCCCAAACAATAAGGTCCGATGTAAAGTTTTCATTGCCCAAACCGGTAACCGAAATTATCTGTGCAGGGCTGGCACGCCTAACATAGGCATTGCCCAGGAAATAGGCAGCAATTACGATGGCGGCCCCAAAAATTATAGCTGAAATATGTTTCAAAACAATTGTTTTTAAATAATGATAAATATACCAAAAGATAGTTTTCAAAAAACTTCAAATTGCTATTTTTGCCCATGCAAAATAATGTTCTGATACTAGATTTTGGCTCCCAGTACACACAACTCATCGCTAGAAGGGTTAGGGAACTGAATATTTTCTGTGAAATAAAACCTTTCAATAAGCCACCGGATGATTTATCCGAGTACAAAGCAGTAATCCTTTCGGGGTCGCCTCATTCCGTGAGGGCGGAGGATGCCCCACACCCCGACCTGAGCAACATAAAAGGGAAAAAGCCACTTTTGGGGGTTTGTTACGGGGCCCAGTATTTGGCCCATTTTAATGGCGGCAATGTTGAAAAATCCAATACAAGGGAGTATGGCAGGGCCAATTTGGCCAAAATACAGAAAGAGGATCCTTTTTTGAACAAAATTGGGGTTGGAAGCCAAGTATGGATGAGCCATGCAGATACGATAAAAAGTCTCCCGGAGAACTCAACTTTATTGGCCAGTACACACGATGTTGAAAACGCTGCGTTCAAATTTATAGGGGAGGATACCTACGGAATACAATTTCACCCAGAGGTGTATCATTCCACAGACGGAAAACAGATCCTGGAAAACTTCTTGGTGAACATTGCCAAAGTAGAACAGACCTGGACGCCTGCCGCCTTTGTAGAAACCACGGTTGCGGAACTAAAAGCCAAGATTGGGGATGAAAAGGTGATTCTGGGACTTTCCGGTGGGGTGGATTCTTCCGTAGCTGCTGTGCTTTTGAACAAAGCTATAGGTGATAATTTACACTGTATTTTCGTAAATAACGGCCTTCTTAGAAAGAACGAGTTTGAGGATGTACTGCATCAGTACAAGGATATGGGCCTAAATGTAAAGGGGGTCGATGCTTCGGCACGCTTTTTGGACGCTTTGGAAGGGGAAAGTGACCCGGAAAAGAAAAGAAAAATTATAGGAAGGGTTTTTATAGAGGTTTTTGACGATGAGGCACATAAGGTCGAAAATGCCAAATGGTTGGCGCAAGGAACCATTTATCCAGATGTGATAGAATCGGTTTCCGCTACAGGGGGTCCGTCGGCAACAATCAAAAGTCATCATAACGTGGGAGGTTTACCAGATTTTATGAAACTGAAGGTGGTTGAACCTTTAAAGATGCTGTTCAAGGACGAGGTTCGAAGAGTAGGTAAAAGTATGGGATTGGAACCAAACTTGTTGGGAAGACATCCA encodes:
- a CDS encoding pyridoxal phosphate-dependent decarboxylase family protein; translated protein: MHDIDIDMVEMTLDVVKYAINRITQTNPELGKPKTEAELRRLVGETVTNSGIGGEKAFELFRQVLVKATVPIDHPRHLAFVPASPTRAAILFDLVTSASSIHGAYWMEGAGGIFCENEAMKWLVSLTGMPEPAFGVFTSGGTAANLSAIVVAREKWRKNPRNINHKGILITSIGAHSSIKAMAKVIDADVLLVASEDAMSQLALEAFYNKLPETEKARVFAVVATGGTTNAGIIDELDGIANFCRSKNLWFHVDAAYGGGALAAKSVRHLFKGIELADSVTIDPHKWLFSPYDCGAVIYKNPEEAKEAHAQEGSYLEIFKDEGAHGFNPSDYQIQLTRRLRGLPLWFSLATHGTEKYEWAVEQGIKLAKIAGELIEKNPLTELVREPSLSCVLYRRIGWSADDYRNWTYRNHEAGFALVTPTKWKSAKGYETVSRFCFINPDTMQKDIEDILKSME
- a CDS encoding pyridoxamine 5'-phosphate oxidase family protein, which encodes MTDSFWNELHEELKKGVDEKGHPFRFGTFATVGVDKLPRLRTVVLRHVFENGHLCFYTDKRSKKVMHITENPNVSLLFYHPEKLLQVKIEGLASVVTDESKLQTMWKEIPESNKKDYTTETAPGSTLKNPDNLEYLTGDHFFCMIEIEPFRIEYLRLKRPHHLRIAYAKEDDWKGEFLVP
- a CDS encoding ArnT family glycosyltransferase, which codes for MLQGLWPKRIIILVVLSVLVIAASTIFKAAVELEDAEQAYYSQWLRWGYDDQPPLYTWIQYFFNQVLGFNKLSFSFLRGIIFGGILLLLYQFAKKMHKDVQKAGITVFMMVLIPVFIDFTFRRLSHTSLLCFSILATYLILERLLTKKTVWNYILFGVCIAFGLLSKYNYVLFLSAFAIVVLFDGQLRKVVFNGKILATILLAMVLVAPHFYWLFGPNENWSMVRESIQDKTGDGTADYLLGITPVILIIKGLIALMAPLLLVFLVLVLLKKVTLQRSKWDWFSKLFVVQILILLLFFLLVKAQKVEVRWLLPLLLPFIILWAKSFQFENIIKIKRYAFVTFIVIIGFQFLRTPMEKVLGIPSSVHFGFEPISNILRQNYSGKEWVLPNVTYAGNIKLLNPNRLIISNDDFSFGTSINGKNRVFVYIGKIPDECRKPTDSILGFGREKDTLFFVPNLNELN
- the guaA gene encoding glutamine-hydrolyzing GMP synthase, which encodes MQNNVLILDFGSQYTQLIARRVRELNIFCEIKPFNKPPDDLSEYKAVILSGSPHSVRAEDAPHPDLSNIKGKKPLLGVCYGAQYLAHFNGGNVEKSNTREYGRANLAKIQKEDPFLNKIGVGSQVWMSHADTIKSLPENSTLLASTHDVENAAFKFIGEDTYGIQFHPEVYHSTDGKQILENFLVNIAKVEQTWTPAAFVETTVAELKAKIGDEKVILGLSGGVDSSVAAVLLNKAIGDNLHCIFVNNGLLRKNEFEDVLHQYKDMGLNVKGVDASARFLDALEGESDPEKKRKIIGRVFIEVFDDEAHKVENAKWLAQGTIYPDVIESVSATGGPSATIKSHHNVGGLPDFMKLKVVEPLKMLFKDEVRRVGKSMGLEPNLLGRHPFPGPGLAIRILGDITREKVAILQEVDHIFIQGLKEWGLYDQVWQAGAMLLPVNSVGVMGDERTYEKCVALRAVESTDGMTADWVNLPYAFLQKTSNDIINKVPGVNRVVYDISSKPPATIEWE
- a CDS encoding M14 family zinc carboxypeptidase, translating into MKKFLSSLFLLLPLVLLAQLKSPSEFLGYDLGTQFTRHHQVVDYYQYLAQKEPNRMQLLQYGETNERRPLMLAFISTESNMKNLEEIRNAHLDNIKGEGAPNKAIVWLSYNVHGNESVSTEASMQTIYDLLTSKKDYLEDLVVIMDPCINPDGRDRYVNWYNQYKNSPFNVDPNSKEHHEGWWSGRSNHYMFDLNRDWAWLTQVESQQRLKQYNKWLPHVHVDFHEQGVDNPYYFAPAAEPYHEVITDFQREFQETIGKNHAKYFDANGWFYFTKEVFDLLYPSYGDTYPTYNGGIGMTYEQGGSGRAGLGIINSIGDTLTLKDRIAHHHTTGLSTVEVASKNIGRLNTEFRKFYQQKNFRPQHFILNGNPDKLEALANLLDQHGIEYNTGSNASYKGFNYSTSSSGSLRASKNSLVVSTDQTKGTLAKVLFEPKAKLSDSVTYDITAWSLPYAYGLDALATESSVQQTPYESSNETYGITNPNSYGYLADWNSMKDAKFLAELLNKKVRVRYAQKPFSLDGINYDRGSLIITKADNKNIDDFIQILDGASKKYLKKLTPASTGFVDSGKDFGSSYVEVLQELRIAVLSGEPTSTLRFGEIWHFFEQQLNYPISVLDESYFNRVDLSKYDILILPDGWGYYSFFTEKVADKIKDWVNKGGKLIAMGGAVDGLAKQKGFGIKEKEQKKDSTSQLQAFDTSEREYIKSAITGAIFKTTVDTTNPLAYGYEEPYFTLKLGDRSYNYLEGGNAVYLAKGENNPVSGFAGSDAKKKIAETLIFGTERMGRGHVIYMIDNPLFRGFWENGKLFFANALFMVN
- the bshC gene encoding bacillithiol biosynthesis cysteine-adding enzyme BshC, with the translated sequence MDIDCLPFRKTGYFSKLICDYIEEKEALVPLYDQFPKLENFETQIRGKKASFSVANRKTLVKSLEHQYKDVKISKQTSTNIQSLSSHNTFTVTTGHQLNLFTGPLYFLYKIVSTINLAKVLKENYADYHFVPVYWMATEDHDFDEINYFNFQGKKIQWNKEVSGAVGRLSTQGLDEVFEIFSLGVGGSKNATYLKELFAKAYLEHETLTAATRFLANELFKEQGLVIVDGDDKSLKKLLGPYAKKDIFEQVSFEKVSDKILEIQQIDADYPIQVNPREINYFYLKDNIRERIIEQDGTYFVNDTQLSFSKEELIAELEEHPERFSPNVVARPLYQEVILPNICYIGGGGELAYWLELKSSFEAMNVPFPILLLRNSTLIITEKQNEKLQKLNVSHADIFLKQHSLINKKIREISNIDIDFTPQKELLKEQFKGMYELAEQTDKSFLGAVKAQEVKQKKGLDNLEKRLLKAQKRKLEDHVVRLSDIQNQLFPGQSLQERQLNFSELYLEYGEELIPMLLKSLSPLDLTFTIITKK
- a CDS encoding SIMPL domain-containing protein — protein: MKHISAIIFGAAIVIAAYFLGNAYVRRASPAQIISVTGLGNENFTSDLIVWEGHFSTTNTVLKSAFDQLNSDKNIVKEYLTSKGIKAEQIIFNSVQTTELRDNKYENGNYVGSIFRGYQLTQTVKIESQDVSLVENVSREITELLNKGVQFNSYPPRYYYTKLADLKIEMISKATEDARLRAEKIAENSGSNLGDLVSAKMGVFQITGQNSGEDYSWGGAYNTDSKNKTASITMRLDYKVR